The following coding sequences lie in one Desulfitibacter alkalitolerans DSM 16504 genomic window:
- a CDS encoding HD domain-containing protein, translating to MKKSVSERYKDLKSIVIERKEQFDRVINFIEKETAWLTAPASTKYHLCKEGGLLEHSVNVAETMLKIKSAIAPEISDESCVIVALLHDLGKVGMPGNPQYLINEPSEKQKKYGYKPDYPYRFNSELTYLSVPVRSIYLALQHINLTEEEVQAIVYHDGQYVEDNRSCATHEERLTLLLQYADSWSGFVIEK from the coding sequence ATGAAAAAAAGTGTATCGGAAAGATATAAAGATTTAAAATCCATTGTTATAGAGCGAAAAGAACAATTTGATAGGGTAATAAACTTCATCGAGAAAGAAACCGCTTGGCTAACAGCACCTGCAAGCACGAAATACCATCTCTGCAAAGAGGGTGGTCTTTTAGAGCACTCGGTAAATGTTGCTGAAACTATGTTGAAGATCAAGTCTGCAATTGCACCGGAAATAAGTGATGAGAGCTGCGTCATAGTAGCATTGTTGCATGATTTAGGTAAAGTGGGTATGCCGGGAAATCCACAGTATCTTATAAATGAACCTTCAGAAAAGCAGAAAAAGTACGGATACAAACCGGATTATCCATATCGTTTTAATTCTGAACTTACATATTTGAGTGTACCGGTTAGAAGTATATATTTGGCGCTTCAGCACATCAACCTTACAGAGGAAGAAGTGCAGGCAATTGTCTATCACGATGGACAATATGTGGAGGATAACCGTTCCTGCGCTACCCATGAGGAACGGCTCACGCTGCTTTTGCAGTATGCCGATAGCTGGAGTGGGTTTGTAATTGAGAAATAA
- a CDS encoding helix-turn-helix transcriptional regulator produces the protein MNLGIDYNGNKGFRLLSIYERLNKGEAIEKAQLADFFGVTQKTIQRDIDDLRAYLAETHMTENEVAIKYDKTRNVYYLVRFEREWLTNEEVMALCKILLESRAFCKEELNGLISKLLTQVVPNDRKKIENMIRNELHHYVPLQHKKHLFSILWELSQFITNNEIIQFDYTRQDGITKERLVKPVAVLFSEYYFYLIAFMADGSKDFPTTFRIDRITDLKGIKQHFNIPYKDKFNDGEFRKRVQFMYSGELMKIQFKFWGHSLEAVLDRLPTAKIIAEDGEKKIIEAEVFGMGIKMWLLSQSDNLEVIKPQSFREEIMLNIKKMYEIYGCEY, from the coding sequence TTGAACTTAGGAATTGATTATAATGGGAATAAAGGTTTTAGATTGCTGAGCATTTATGAGAGGCTAAATAAAGGCGAAGCTATAGAAAAAGCGCAGCTTGCGGACTTTTTTGGTGTTACTCAAAAAACAATACAGAGAGATATTGATGATCTTCGTGCATATTTAGCGGAGACACATATGACAGAAAATGAGGTTGCAATAAAGTATGATAAGACTAGGAATGTTTATTACCTTGTTCGTTTTGAGAGAGAATGGCTCACTAATGAAGAGGTTATGGCACTATGTAAGATTCTATTGGAAAGCCGTGCTTTCTGTAAAGAAGAACTCAATGGCCTTATCAGTAAGTTATTAACACAGGTTGTGCCAAATGATCGTAAAAAGATTGAGAACATGATAAGAAATGAGCTGCATCACTATGTGCCATTACAGCATAAAAAACACCTGTTTTCCATTCTGTGGGAGCTATCACAGTTTATAACCAATAATGAGATAATACAGTTTGATTATACTCGTCAAGACGGTATTACAAAGGAAAGATTAGTAAAGCCAGTAGCTGTATTGTTTTCAGAATACTATTTTTATCTAATAGCTTTTATGGCAGATGGAAGTAAGGATTTCCCTACCACTTTTCGTATAGACCGAATTACAGATTTGAAGGGTATAAAACAGCATTTTAATATCCCATACAAAGACAAGTTCAATGATGGAGAGTTCCGAAAAAGAGTTCAGTTTATGTACTCCGGAGAACTTATGAAAATCCAGTTTAAGTTTTGGGGTCATTCTTTGGAAGCAGTATTGGATCGTCTGCCAACAGCGAAGATTATTGCAGAAGATGGAGAGAAAAAAATTATCGAAGCTGAGGTTTTTGGCATGGGTATAAAAATGTGGTTGTTAAGCCAGAGTGATAACTTGGAAGTGATTAAACCTCAAAGCTTTAGAGAAGAAATCATGTTGAACATAAAGAAAATGTATGAAATTTATGGCTGCGAGTATTAG
- a CDS encoding helix-turn-helix domain-containing protein produces MLFGDKIKELRTSAGMSQQELANKAGLSLRSIQNYESNQRYPKDVAILNKLCKALNTTIEELMKEEDNFIQEASEKYGTRGKKDAQKLVDELGGLFAGGELNEEDKDKVFRAITEMYWRAKDNNKKYTPKKYRKESDE; encoded by the coding sequence ATGTTGTTTGGTGATAAAATTAAAGAACTGAGAACTTCGGCAGGAATGAGTCAACAAGAATTAGCAAATAAAGCAGGGCTTTCCTTACGATCTATTCAAAATTATGAGAGCAACCAAAGATACCCAAAAGATGTAGCAATTTTAAACAAGCTCTGCAAGGCATTGAATACAACAATAGAAGAACTAATGAAGGAAGAAGATAATTTCATTCAGGAAGCATCTGAAAAATACGGCACCCGTGGCAAAAAAGATGCTCAAAAATTAGTTGATGAGTTAGGCGGCCTTTTTGCCGGTGGGGAATTAAATGAAGAGGATAAAGACAAAGTTTTTAGAGCTATCACTGAGATGTACTGGAGAGCCAAGGACAATAATAAGAAATATACCCCTAAGAAGTACCGAAAAGAGTCTGATGAATAG
- a CDS encoding helix-turn-helix transcriptional regulator, with translation MENNNVALAREKVLTNMTDNLAMLRTKLGLTQVQLANLIGVSRHTIMQVENKKAKLSWNTFLSLLLVFIKNPETDRLLNILEIYTDELNNELKLRL, from the coding sequence TTGGAAAACAATAATGTTGCTTTAGCGAGGGAAAAAGTATTAACCAATATGACTGATAATTTAGCAATGCTAAGAACCAAGTTAGGGTTAACACAAGTGCAACTGGCTAACTTAATTGGAGTTTCAAGACACACCATCATGCAAGTCGAGAATAAAAAAGCCAAGTTATCATGGAACACTTTCCTGAGTTTGTTGTTGGTATTTATTAAAAATCCTGAAACTGATAGGTTACTTAATATACTTGAGATATATACGGATGAACTTAACAACGAATTAAAACTAAGATTATAA
- a CDS encoding ImmA/IrrE family metallo-endopeptidase translates to MPNKDYIQSVASGLIKRYDTRDPFELCKAIGVEIFYADLGHLKGMYKYLKRNRFAVINEKLDDYIKKLVCAHELGHDLLHRDLARRVCLQEFMLYDMKSRPEYEANLFASEILLPDDAIFSYAHEGYDIEQIARILYTDINLIALKMASMNSRGYQFRTVYDPKSDFLKK, encoded by the coding sequence ATGCCGAACAAAGACTATATTCAATCGGTTGCTTCCGGGTTAATCAAGCGTTATGATACGAGAGATCCTTTTGAACTATGTAAAGCTATTGGAGTTGAAATTTTTTATGCTGATTTAGGGCATCTCAAAGGAATGTACAAATATCTTAAACGGAACCGTTTTGCAGTCATCAATGAAAAACTTGATGATTACATAAAAAAGTTGGTTTGTGCTCATGAGTTAGGGCACGACTTATTACATAGGGATTTGGCTAGGAGGGTGTGTTTGCAGGAATTCATGCTGTATGATATGAAAAGCCGTCCTGAATATGAAGCTAATCTATTCGCATCAGAGATTCTTCTACCGGATGATGCTATTTTTTCTTATGCACATGAAGGTTACGATATTGAACAAATAGCACGGATACTTTATACCGACATAAATTTAATCGCCCTAAAAATGGCTTCTATGAATTCAAGAGGATACCAATTTAGAACTGTTTATGACCCAAAATCTGATTTTCTAAAAAAATAA
- a CDS encoding DUF4139 domain-containing protein, with protein sequence MKKISTATDTKDISLTIYNGGFGAVKETRVVSLTGAETELIFADVAQQIETDSLLVQGLNILEFNYDYDLVDRDKLLKKYIDKEVYLKDRKTGEKKSCRLLSVESAGRCVLEDNVTKEIYIDAQAEIVLPSLPSGLIVKPALVWKIGKSTSEYVKVSYLSKGFNWNANYVVEILEKTLNIAGWAEIENQSGATFENAKIKLIAGDVNRIQDDTYDIEERMYICESSAAPQAEEKAFFDYHMYTLVNPATLKDNQTKQINILNGLSIPYKKYYKLNMSEEKANVIIEFTNKKECGLGYAIPKGKIKLYKADEADNSLEFIGEDSIGHTPKDEDIKLTIGNAFDITFDFNEVDRKKINGFEHYKYECIIKNHKEEAAEVHFEHYAWGIWEMVYATHEYSKKTSGLIEFSVNVPADSEVKVEFEYKIDRRTEVIVKK encoded by the coding sequence ATGAAAAAAATATCTACTGCAACTGATACAAAAGACATTTCATTGACTATTTACAATGGAGGATTCGGCGCTGTCAAGGAAACACGTGTCGTAAGCCTTACAGGAGCTGAGACTGAGCTGATTTTTGCTGATGTAGCACAGCAGATTGAAACGGATTCTCTCCTGGTGCAAGGCCTGAATATATTGGAGTTCAATTATGATTATGACTTGGTTGATAGGGATAAGCTCCTTAAAAAGTATATTGATAAGGAAGTCTATCTAAAGGACCGGAAGACCGGTGAAAAGAAGAGCTGCCGTCTTTTATCGGTTGAGAGTGCTGGAAGATGTGTATTAGAGGATAATGTTACAAAGGAGATATATATTGATGCCCAGGCAGAAATTGTTCTTCCTTCTTTACCATCAGGACTTATCGTAAAGCCTGCTCTTGTATGGAAGATTGGGAAGTCAACATCTGAATATGTTAAGGTGTCCTATCTTAGCAAGGGTTTCAATTGGAATGCGAACTATGTCGTAGAAATTTTGGAGAAAACCTTAAACATTGCAGGCTGGGCAGAAATTGAAAATCAAAGTGGTGCAACGTTTGAAAATGCCAAAATAAAACTTATTGCCGGAGATGTCAACAGAATTCAGGACGATACCTATGACATAGAAGAACGCATGTATATTTGTGAGTCCTCTGCTGCACCTCAAGCTGAGGAAAAAGCTTTCTTTGATTATCACATGTACACATTAGTAAATCCCGCAACACTGAAAGATAATCAGACCAAGCAAATCAATATTTTAAATGGTCTAAGTATACCTTATAAAAAATATTACAAGCTCAACATGAGTGAAGAAAAGGCAAATGTAATTATTGAGTTTACAAATAAGAAAGAGTGTGGCTTGGGTTACGCCATACCCAAGGGGAAAATCAAACTGTATAAAGCTGATGAAGCAGACAATTCTCTTGAGTTCATTGGTGAGGATAGTATAGGGCATACCCCAAAGGATGAAGATATTAAGCTCACCATCGGTAATGCGTTTGACATCACCTTTGATTTCAATGAAGTTGATCGAAAGAAAATAAACGGATTTGAACATTACAAATATGAGTGCATTATTAAGAACCATAAGGAAGAAGCTGCGGAAGTGCATTTTGAACATTATGCCTGGGGTATATGGGAAATGGTTTATGCAACACATGAGTATTCAAAGAAAACATCGGGGCTTATTGAATTCTCTGTTAATGTACCGGCTGACAGTGAAGTAAAGGTAGAATTTGAATATAAAATCGACCGGCGTACAGAGGTTATTGTTAAAAAGTAA